The Hydrogenobacter sp. genome has a window encoding:
- a CDS encoding 2-dehydropantoate 2-reductase, producing the protein MRFLVVGLGAVGSVFLSFLTRAKYDAVGLLKPGRDLKSIKVEGIWGEFVQNIKAINDPSLVPYKPDVIVICVKSYDTEDALKSVYKFVKEGSYILIAQNGYGNYERAVELFGKDRVILSRVIFGAKLLKWGSVKVTVCADDVVLGSPSGSVEEAFLKDLAHVFSQAGIPARYEREVYKYLWEKIIYNCALNPLGALFSATYGQIAENAYTREIMDRIIDEIFEVLKANRISTFHTSSQEYKEHFYNKLLPPTAEHYPSMLEDLKRGRTEIDALNGAIVKLAIKAGIKAPINQVITNMIKARENFK; encoded by the coding sequence ATGAGGTTTCTCGTGGTAGGTTTAGGTGCGGTTGGAAGCGTATTTTTGTCTTTTCTTACGAGAGCTAAATACGATGCTGTGGGACTTTTAAAACCCGGCAGAGATCTTAAGAGTATAAAGGTTGAAGGTATATGGGGAGAGTTTGTTCAGAATATAAAGGCGATAAATGACCCTTCACTTGTTCCCTACAAACCTGACGTTATAGTTATCTGTGTAAAGAGCTACGACACCGAAGACGCTCTAAAAAGCGTATACAAATTTGTCAAGGAAGGTTCTTATATTTTGATAGCTCAAAATGGGTATGGCAATTACGAAAGAGCTGTGGAGCTTTTTGGAAAGGATAGAGTGATCCTTTCAAGGGTTATATTCGGAGCAAAGCTTTTAAAATGGGGAAGCGTGAAAGTGACTGTATGTGCAGATGATGTAGTACTTGGTAGCCCCTCAGGTAGTGTGGAAGAAGCCTTTTTAAAAGATCTGGCGCATGTTTTTAGCCAAGCTGGAATTCCTGCGCGTTACGAAAGGGAAGTTTATAAATACCTCTGGGAAAAAATTATATACAATTGCGCCCTTAATCCTCTCGGTGCTTTGTTTTCTGCAACTTACGGGCAGATCGCAGAAAATGCATACACCAGAGAGATCATGGACAGAATAATAGATGAGATTTTTGAGGTTTTAAAAGCCAATCGCATAAGTACTTTTCACACATCTTCCCAAGAATATAAAGAACACTTTTACAACAAACTTCTGCCACCTACTGCAGAACATTACCCTTCCATGCTTGAGGACCTAAAAAGAGGAAGAACGGAAATAGATGCTCTCAACGGTGCAATAGTTAAGCTTGCCATCAAGGCAGGAATAAAAGCACCTATCAATCAGGTGATAACAAATATGATAAAAGCAAGGGAAAACTTTAAGTAG